The Pseudomonas moraviensis genome contains the following window.
AACGGCGGCGGAGCATTTGCTGTCTCGCGGGCGCAAGCGCTTGGCGTATATCGGCGCGCAGCTGGATCAGCGCACGTTGTTGCGTGGTGAGGGTTTCCGCAAGGCACTGCAGAAGGCTGGCCGCTACGACCCGGATCTGGAAGTGCTGACGCCGCGCGCTTCGTCGGTGGGCTTGGGTGGTGAGCTGTTTCTGCAACTGCTGGCGGCGCATCCGGATGTCGATGCGATTTTCTTTGGCAACGATGACCTGGCCCAGGGTGCGCTGCTGGAAGCCTTGCGCAATGGCATCAAAATTCCCGAGCAAGTGGCGATTCTGGGCTTCAACGACCTGCCAATGTCCGAGCACATGGTCCCGCGCCTGAGCAGCATCAACACCCCGCGTGAAGCCATCGGCCGGCGCGCGGCGGAGCAGATGCTGACGTTGATGGCGGGCAACAAAGTAGCGCGGCCGGTGGAGGATATGGGGTTTGAGCTGAAGGTGCGCGAGAGTACCTGAAACTCACGCGATCCCCTGTAGGAGCTGCCGAAGGCTGCGATCTTTTGATTTTGCTTTCAAGAACAAGATCAAAAGATCGCAGCCTTCGGCAGCTCCTACAGGGGTTTTGTGTTGGGCTCAATGGCTGAGCAGGTCGACCAACGCCTGCGCGCCCTTCTGCAATGGCTGGCTCTTGAGCCACACCGCATGCACCGGCAGCACCAGACCATTTTCGATGTTGCGAAAATTCAGTCGTTTCAAGCGTCCGGACTCCAGCCACGGCTGCACCACCGACAGCGGAAAGTTGCCCCAGCCCAATCCCGCCTCGACCATCTCCATCGCCGTTTCGAGGTTATCCGTGCGCCAGTAGGATTCCGCCACCAACGGCCGCGTCTCGCTGATCGGCAAGTCGCGACTGGCGACGATGATCTGCCGCACCTGCACCAGATCTTCGAGAAACACATCCCGCCCCTGCAGCAACGGACTGTCCGCCGCCAGCGTGGCGATCATGCGTTCGCTGCCGACGAACTGAAACCGCTCCAGCGCATTTACGCTCAACCCGGCGAAGGCCAGGCACACGCTGACCCGGCCACTGTGCAACATCGCCAGCACATCATCCTGCGGCGCGGTCAGCACTTCGACATCGAGCAGCGGATGACGCTCGGCAATCACCTTGATCGCCGCCAGCAAGCGACGTCGATCAAGGTCGGCGACTACGCCGATCGACAACCGGCTTTCCAGCCCCAGCGATAACTCCACCGCGTGCACTTGCAGTTGCTTGAGCTGCTCGGCGATCAGTCGCGCGTGCGGCACCAGCGATTGTGCGATCGCCGTGGGTTGCGGCTCACGGTGACTGCGATCGAACAACGGGTAGCCGAGTTCGGCTTCAAGGTTGGCAATGCCCATGCTCACCGCCGAAGGCACCTTACCCAATTGCCGCGCGGCGGCGGAAAACGAGCCGCGCTCGATCACCGCGAGAAACAATTCGATACTGTCGCTATTGAAATTCAACCTGCCCACCTATCAATAAAACTGAAAGCTACCGACTTTTTCTGTCAGGTCTATTGAAGCTATCTTTCGCCGCCTTCGCCAGCCCTGCTGGCCCCAATTGGCAAGAAAGAGGCAAATCTGCATGCAAGGCGTGAAACGCAAACTGGTCTACGTATCGCTCTACGAAGTGATCGGCATGACCTTCTCCGCCCTCGGTCTGGCGTTACTGTCGGGCACATCGCCGGGCAGCACCGGGCCACTGGCGGTGATCATCACCAGCATCGCCGTGACCTGGAATTTCATTTACACCTCGTTGTTCGAGCGCTGGGAAAGCCGCCAGGTCTCGCGCACCCGCACGGTCAAACGGCGCATCGCCCATGCCGTCGGTTTTCAACTGACGCTGATCGTGTTTCTGATTCCGCTGATTGCCTGGTGGATGAACATCAGTCTGGTGCAGGCCTTTGTGCTGGATCTGGCGCTGATCATTTTCATCCCGTGCTACACGTTCGTGTTCAACTGGCTGTTTGACCGGATCTTCGGTTTGCCGGCGTCGGCGCTGCCGGATTCAGCAACAGCATAACGGTACGTCGCACTACTAGCTGGCGTGGGGGAATTACGCATCGCTAACGCCGTTAGCGATAAGCCTCTGCTGAACAGCATCAGGGCCAATCGGCCCCAGACCGTCCGTCTGAAAGGGTACCGCACCTGTAATTTCTGACAGTAGACGCTGAGCCTTGTCTGAAGAACCATGGAACGGGCCATGCACCAGCATGGCTGGCTCTCTGTCAGTCACCATCAAGGAAGGGAATTATGTCTGAAGAACTGAAGAACAAAGCCAAGAACGCCATCGGGCACATCGCTATATATGCCGATGAGCAAGCCCAAGGAGAGGAAAGTCTATCCATCACACGACGTGTATTGTGGTTGGACTCCAAAGGCCTATATATCGCTGGAAATGTAAAGGACGACATCATCTCCCACGGAGCGGATATTTATATCAATGCCGCCATCGTGGCCGGTACTACTTATCTTTTCGAATCACGGCAAAGTGGTGGTAACTACATTCCCAAGGTATGGGAGAAAAGTTCATGGACTGCACAGTCCGCTGGCGGAAAGATCACCATCGATGAGGTCGACGTCGTTAACCAAACTGTAAAAGGCAGTTTTGAGTACACCGCGGAATCACCAGACGGGACAAAAACTGCGAAGGTCCGCGGCAACTTTAATTTGAGACAATAAATAAAAGCCTCGAGCAAGCCGCGTGAAACTGCCCCACCCTGCAGTCGGGGCAGTTGCAGGGTCTGTCAGTTCAATTGCAGGGTTTCATTGAACTGACTGATCGCATCCACCACATGCCGCGAGCCCTGCTGAATTTCCAGAATCACCTCGCCCGCTTCGTTGGCCAGTTCCACGCCCAGCCCGGTGCGGCTCAGGCTCGACTGCATGCTCGACACCGCACTCAGCGACAGGTCATGGTTCTTGCGCACCACGTCGACAATTTCCAGCGTCGCCTGACTGGTTCGCGCGGCTAGGCTGCGTACCTCATCGGCCACTACTGCAAAACCGCGTCCATGTTCCCCGGCACGCGCCGCTTCGATGGCAGCATTGAGCGCCAGCAGGTTTGTCTGATCGGCAATCCCGCGAATGGTCTGGACGATGGTGCCGATGATGTCCGACTGCTTGCTCACTGCATCGATACTCACCGCGGCTTCATTCAGGTCGCGGGAAATGTCCTGAATGATCTGCACGGTCTGCTGCACCACCTGTGAGCCTTTTTGCGCGCAGGCGTCGTTTTGTACCGAAGTGCTGTGGGCCGATTCCGCAGCATTTTGCAACGTGGTCATCTGCCGGGTGATGTCGCTGGCGAACTTGACCACTTTGTACAAGCGGCCCTTGGCGTCGAACAGCGGGTTATACGAGGCCTCCAGATAAACCATCTGCCCGGACTTGTTCTTGCGCTCGAAACGGTGCGAGTGATATTCGCCGCGATTGAGCGAAGCCCAGAATGCCTTGTACTGTGCGGATTCGGCTTCGGCGCGGTGACAGAACAGGCTGTGGTGCTGGCCGACAATTTCGTTGTGCGTGTACTGCATGGTTTGCAGGAAGTTGTCGTTGGCGCTGATGACATGGCCTTCAGGGGTGAACTCGATCACCGCCATGGAACGGCCGATCGCCGCCAGCATGGCTTCTTCTTCATGCTCTTTGTTAATGCGTGCGGTGATGTCCGCCGCAACCTTGATGACACTTCTGACCTGTTTGTCGGGACCGAACACCGGCATGTAACTGGCCTCGAGCCAGATCTCCCGCCCGCTTTTGTTCAAACGCAGAAAAGTCCCACTGAGGGGTTCACCACGGGCCAGGTCACGCCACAACTTTGCGTAGTCCTCGCTGCGATAAAAGCTTTCTTCGCAGAAGACCCGATGGTGTTTGCCGCGCACTTCATCGGCGCTGTAACCCATGGTCTTGCAGAAGTTTTCGTTGGCGTCGAGGACGATGCCTTCGGGCGTGAACTCGATCATGGCCATCGAGCGGCTGATCGCTTCGATTTTCGCGTTGGCCTCGGTCAGCGCACAGCTGAAGCGCTCGATTTCCCGCAGGTCAGCCTTGCGATGTAGGTTGAACATGGTTGTATCACCTTCCGCGCGTTCTTTGATTTGATGAAAGTCCAGGTCCTTCAAGATCCACCACTACGTTCCACAGAACAGGCACACGCCTTCCTCCAAGGGAGGAAGTTGTCAGGTGATAAATGATGATCAATCGGAGGGGTCGTGCAGCGACGCTCTGATCAAGACATCCTTTTCTTGATAGCCCGCATGCGGGCCAGCCCTAACGCGTAGAAGAACTTCCATGTAGGTGACGCTCCTTGTTGGTTCAGTGTCGGTGCCTTGGATCGCGCACTCTGGCAGCATGAATCACGGACCAACCCTGTGCCGCTGTCATGGATGGCATGACGGTCGACATGGTTAGTTACCTGCAAGGATAGCCAGCCTGACGCCGGGCGCAAGGCCACTAGTCGGCCAGTATCTGGCATTTTTTGTACAAGAAACGGTTCAGCGCGGGGAAAAATGTTGCCTAAGCGGACGCTT
Protein-coding sequences here:
- a CDS encoding LysR family transcriptional regulator, yielding MNFNSDSIELFLAVIERGSFSAAARQLGKVPSAVSMGIANLEAELGYPLFDRSHREPQPTAIAQSLVPHARLIAEQLKQLQVHAVELSLGLESRLSIGVVADLDRRRLLAAIKVIAERHPLLDVEVLTAPQDDVLAMLHSGRVSVCLAFAGLSVNALERFQFVGSERMIATLAADSPLLQGRDVFLEDLVQVRQIIVASRDLPISETRPLVAESYWRTDNLETAMEMVEAGLGWGNFPLSVVQPWLESGRLKRLNFRNIENGLVLPVHAVWLKSQPLQKGAQALVDLLSH
- a CDS encoding PACE efflux transporter, producing MQGVKRKLVYVSLYEVIGMTFSALGLALLSGTSPGSTGPLAVIITSIAVTWNFIYTSLFERWESRQVSRTRTVKRRIAHAVGFQLTLIVFLIPLIAWWMNISLVQAFVLDLALIIFIPCYTFVFNWLFDRIFGLPASALPDSATA
- a CDS encoding methyl-accepting chemotaxis protein, with product MTTLQNAAESAHSTSVQNDACAQKGSQVVQQTVQIIQDISRDLNEAAVSIDAVSKQSDIIGTIVQTIRGIADQTNLLALNAAIEAARAGEHGRGFAVVADEVRSLAARTSQATLEIVDVVRKNHDLSLSAVSSMQSSLSRTGLGVELANEAGEVILEIQQGSRHVVDAISQFNETLQLN